In Eubalaena glacialis isolate mEubGla1 chromosome 4, mEubGla1.1.hap2.+ XY, whole genome shotgun sequence, one DNA window encodes the following:
- the LOC133090044 gene encoding LOW QUALITY PROTEIN: nuclear cap-binding protein subunit 2-like (The sequence of the model RefSeq protein was modified relative to this genomic sequence to represent the inferred CDS: deleted 1 base in 1 codon; substituted 1 base at 1 genomic stop codon): MSGGLLKALCSNSYIKLSQYQDQHFQGDSEEQEKXLLKESCTPYVGNLSSYTTEEQIYELFSKSGDIKKIIMGLDKMKKTACGFSFVEHYSRADTENAMWYINGMRPDDRIIRTDWDAGFKEGRQYGRGRSGGHVRDEYRQDYDAGRGGYGKLAQNL; the protein is encoded by the exons ATGTCGGGTGGCCTCCTGAAGGCGCTGTGCAGCAACTCCTACATCAAGCTGAGCCAGTACCAGGACCAGCACTTCCAGGGTGACAGTGAAGAACAGGAAAAA TAATTACTGAAGGAAAGCTGTACACCGTATGTTGGAAATCTTTCCTCTTATACAACTGAAGAACAAATCTATGAACTCTTCAGCAAAAGTGGTGACATAAAGAAAATCATCATGGGCCtggataaaatgaagaaaacagcatGTGGGTTCTCCTTTGTGGAACACTATTCAAGAGCAGATACAGAAAATGCCATGTGGTACATAAATGGAATGCGTCCGGATGACCGGATCATTCGCACAGActgggacgcaggctttaaggaGGGCAGGCAGTATGGCCGTGGGCGTTCTGGAGGCCATGTACGAGATGAGTATCGTCAGGACTACGATGCTGGGAGAGGAGGCTATGGAAAACTGGCCCAAAACCTGTGA